The genomic stretch GCATGCGCACCCTGAAACTGGCTTCTCCTTCCTATGGTGACCTTAACCACCTGGTCTCGGCAGTTATGTCTGGTGTTACCGTCAGTCTTCGATTCCCTGGTCAACTCAATTCCGACCTACGAAAACTGGCTGTGAACATGGTGCCCTTCCCCCGgcttcatttcttcatggtGGGCTTTGCACCACTGACCAGCCGAGGGGCCCATTCATTCCGCGCAGTCTCCGTGCCTGAATTGACCCAACAGATGTTCGATCCCAGAAACATGATGGCTGCTGCTAATTTCCACAACGGCCGCTTTTTGACTTGCTCCGCGATCTTGTAGGTTTCCTCCGCAATTCATGATTGCAAAGACTAACTATGATTCAGCCGTGGAAAAGTCTCGACGAAGGAGGTCGAAGATCAAATGCGTGGCGTCCAGACTAAGAACAGCGGATACTTCGTTGAATGGATCCCCAACAATATCCAAACCACGGTCTGCTCCGTGCCTCCCAGGGGCCTGAAGATGGCTTCAACCTTCATCGGTAATTCGACATCCATCCAGGAATTGTTCCAGCGTATCGGCAATCAGTTCTCTAGCATGTTCCGTCGCAAGGCATTCTTGCACTGGTACACCAGCGAGGGTATGGACGAGATGGAATTCACGGAAGCGGAAAGCAACATGAACGATTTGGTGTCGGAATACCAGCAATACCAAGAAGCCTCTatcgatgatgaggaggacattGGAGAGtatggtgaggaggagatcgaggagcaGTAGTTATCTCGTCACTATTCGCGGCACGCTTGGGAATTGCAAGACCCTCCTTTTATCTTATTACATACTTTGGTAATGATAGTGCAAAAGTTGCTGCCATCCTGAACATTTCACCTTCTATCTGGTCTTGCCGTGCTCTGGAGCTTCTAAGAGCTCTTTCTTTGATGAAATTATCTGTGTCATATATGTATCCATGGTATGCCAATTGTCAATCCGTGGTAAGTCAGGGTTGCTATCCACATAGATACTTAACTAGAGGGCGATCAGCCAAATATCCATCGCTTATATGTAACAATGCAGCGACACTGTCGTACTAGCGCTTCCGTACCTCACCCTATAAGCCTTACACTATAACAGAAAAGGGAGTAGGATAGAACTTAGTGTGGATGCAATTCCCATCCGCCGGGACGCAGCGGCTGCCATGATCTTTCTAACCTGACGGAAAAACTGATATCTAGCAAGTGATTATGCCGTGGATAGACAAAATGGCTACGAAGCTggcccttcttctcctgcctTTTGTAAATGCGCTTATCTGGGCTCAACAGGCCCCAACCTGCCTGTCCCTGCCAATAACGGGGGCCTGAGCAATCAGGCTGCGTGCTGCTCTGGAACCGGTCGTGACGAGGAAATCGTTTGCACTTACCAGAGTCCAGGTTACTAGTGCGTAGTCTGTAAGTAAACTGCGGAAAATATAATAGAATACTCGTATGGACGGACTCACTTACAGTGCACTCTTTTCCCATGTGAACCTGGGTTTTATATGTACGTAGACTGTAATATATACATTGGTTAAATGCTCCCCGGAAGGTCAGTGGGAGAATGTCATAGACAGGGAGAGTTGGAGTTTGTGGATAAATCACCTTGGTTCCTGTAATTTAGTAACTCTGAAGCTCCACTTCGAAGTAATGTACCGCTTGTGCATGTAGTGACCATAATGACGGGTCATGTTCATGATCATATAAACCAGAGCTGTAGAAGTACATACTATAGTATAGCACTATGGCCGTGTCTATAGTGATAGTCGAAGAAAGGTACAGCCTTCTGCGCCACTATAACCGGTATATGAGGGTTAGGTGGTTTCTTTATATCATGGCCCCGCAAGTAAACTATTTCACCATACAAATAGAACATGACCATTTTTAGAGGTCGGGGATATCAGTTACAGTTTGTGGCCACCGGCCTATCAATTATGGAATGTGCACAGGGTTTCAAAATCAATATTAGTGACAGCTACAACAAGACTTCGTCACCAAGAAGACTATAAGGGTGCATAGAGGTGTGTACTACCGGCTGATATTATGCAAGAGATATCTTAAGTTATCAAACAGCTCTAATGGTAATGATACATAGGGATGCTTTCGATAACATACTGTCTATTGATTATCCATAGTGTATCACTTCAATACAAAGGTCCCAAACTCGGGCCTTTCCCTTGGTCCATGATTTTAGAGAGGTTTTCCCGATTCCAATCCGTCTGCTCTCACCATCTTTTGTTTCCACGATCATTACATTGGCAAAGAGAGCATATCTCAGTTTGCCGTAAATGGGATCGTGATTGGTTTCCTCGGCCTCGGAGGGATTGTTACATTTTTCCCTCGTTGTATAATCAGTCAGCGTAGAGCCATCATCACTGTTGATCTGGTTCAATGTGTCCACATACACAGATATAGGGGCTGGCCTGCGGAATCACGCCAGTATGATAGCTCTTCGCCAAATATTTTCTCGCCTAGATTGCGTGGATGATGCCAAGCGGTTTTAGAATGTGGGTATAACTCCAAAGACATAGCAAGAACATCAATCTGAATGTTAGGGGTGCTTTCCCGGATCCTCCACCACGATTGCATATCCAGTCCACAACCTTCCACAAAGACACTGCATCCATCCTCCTTCCTGCTACGCAAGCTTCTTTGAGTGTATTGCTTAACCAAGTCATTTGAACTGGACAAATTAGATTGTCCTTTGCACCGATCTCTCTTGTAATTTGGATGTACGAATGCATTTTCATCTTTAACGAAGGGGTCGTGGCAGCACTCGAAGTAAACCCCATCATTGGTGAAGAATAGGAGTCGAGGAGAGAGAACTGCCTCTTGCAATGTCCAACCTCGGGAGGCCCACACTGCAAAATCGCATGCTTTAGTATACGTATCTGGCTCCCTAATCAAGTATAGACCCTGTGTCTCTAAGATTGGCCATGGGGTTCGTTTCCTCATGTGCACACCGGGCAAGTCATAGTGGGCATTCACTCCTGCCAGGACAACCAGAGTGACAACAGAGCAACTATAGATGACATCCATGGCATTAACCTGGGTGTGTTTATCCTGGATTGCGTCTTGAAGGATGCAGAGCCTATCTGTCCCGAGATAGCGAAGGCCAAGCTTTGCACATGCTACCATTGCATCGTGGAATGTTGCTGTTGGGAGATTCTTATATAgatatcctttcttctcaAGGTTAGTTATGTTTTCTGTCCTTGCTGAAAGATCTTGGTCTGATGGTTTCCCCCATACGTAGCTCAAACTAGCATACTTGCAATGCGGAGGAGCCATCACAACGcatccctcttcaacatcgAATACGCGCATTTGAGGTATTATGGTTGAATCAGCCTCTTTATTAACATCGCCCTTATGGTTGGCACAGCAGTCCTGAAGCCAGTCACGGATAACACCCCAGTTAACGtcaggttcaggttcaggttgcAACAACCGGCTGTTTTTTGAAGTAGACTTTCTCAGCCCATAAAATTTGCATCCAACCTATTTCTGTGATTTCTTCATTAGCGACGAGATTCTGGgtagagaaacaaaaacgaaCGCCCTGCCACTAACCATATAAGGTGCATACTCGGATTTGAAAGTCTACCCCACGCTCGAGGTAAAAaatcctcatcttcctccaagtTCATTCCAATGATGATGCTGGGATCCTCTCTTTTATCGAATCTGTGGTCCCTTTCAAGTGTCTGTACTAACATGCGACAGAACCCACAGACTCTGGCACATTGCCGCGTCTCTTGAAACTTCCCGATCCTCAATTTGAGAGACCTCAACCTACGACGATTATATCTTTGTGTGATCGGTTCGTCTCGGGGATTCTTTCCAAACATGGGTGCAATCCACCACATGGCCAAGTCTTAGGTGTCGGCAATACTCCCAAAGAAATTCGCTGGAGGGTTCTGGACATTGACTACACTCGCCATGGAACAAAAGATGACATTTGTAATTTCGTAGATCGGGTGGCAAGATGTATCCCAAGACGGAGACATCTTCACAATGCGCGCCCAAGACTTTGCAGCGAGTACAGACAGTGAGATATTCTTCGTCTCAGTACGTGCCATCCATCATGATATTCAGGAGATATCAGGGCAATTTTGATATTGAGGGAACTTGGATCGATGAGCTGGGCTGGTGTGAAGTTGGCCAAATGGCCAAGAAATCAAGGCATGGATGCATAATAAGGCACCAATGCAGTCTGCACTTGGGTACGGTGTGGAAATGCACGGGGTCTAGCTCAGACTCTGACAGTACAACTTTGAAAGCTATATATTGCTGAAAGATAGACtcaaatagattattttGTAGATTTGGTATCTAGATAGAATGTATGTAGATAAACAGACAAGATATAGCTTAGAGAGTCATGAATGAAGTGGGGTTAGATATAACAATAAACAGATCGAGATTATATAGTAAGGTAGGCAGAACTGGCGATTCTCTCTGCCACCGTGACAATCAAgccctttctttttttggttctaGAAGCCGTACAAAGTTTCAGCCAACCTTAAACGAGCTGACAAAAGCTTGTTCAGCTTGCTGTTAACTAGATATCGCTGCGGCGGACGTCGGCGAGCCAAGAAGGggctgtctttcttctgaATCAGAGAGAAATTGCCTTCCTATGTGCTGATAAtggttgatcttcttctccagagccgCAATTCGCTCTTGCAGTCGGCGACATTCTTTGCAACCCTGAGATTGACTTGACTTGAtttgttgatcttttttaGCTAGCTCTGCCTCCAGGGATTCTCGGCCCTTTTTATGTGTGTCGTTCTCGGATCTGAGTTCCTGGAGCTCTTGCGTTTGCTTCTCAATAAGTAACTGAGCTGACTGGTAAGAAAGAGCATTAGAGATCAAGTCGAGATGACTCCATATATTGAGCTCGTTCCCTTGTCTCTCAGGAAATTTTGACAGTAATTCATACGCTTTTCGGTAATCAGCAATGGTTTTCACCAAGCTGGCAAATAGGTCGTGCGCCGTGCCAAAACTCATGCATTCTATTTGCGCACTGGCCCGCTCCGGCTGCGAAGCTTTAGAAGGGGAATTGCCTGGATTGGCTTTGGGCAGACTGATACCCTGCATCGCTGTAGTGGTCGGCACAGGCTTGTTATTGTGAGCAGAGCCCATGACCCTCTCAGTGCCCCTGGTTTGTTTAGCCTGGCTAGGGGACTCCGAAGCTGTTTTATCCGATGCACTTGTCTGTAAGCTTGTGGTATTTCTGGAACTTTGAGATATCGGCTGTGTTGCGACTGTTTGGGCTCTAAGCTTTGCCAAGGAGTTCACCGAACTTCTCGTTCGACCATGCATGGGGCTCGACTGCATGCTTGTTAGCAATTCTATTCGATTCTGGCTAGACGGGGGTGGACATACTGAGCCATCCTCATGAATATCTCCGTTATCCGGAGATTCTGGGTCTTCCTCAGGCACATAGGTCGAATCTCTCTCGGCTGTCCTAGCCTGTTTATTGGCCCGTTCGTTGACAGAGCGCTCGTCAATGTTTGGCCGTTTGTTAGGTCTGTTGGTCTTGGATGGGAGTGTCGTCTCATTGCTAGTGTTATTGGTCTGCCATGGGACAAGGGCCCGGTTAAGCAACTGCTGTTTCTGTTTATGGTCGAGGGATGGAGTGCACACCATTGCGTTGTCCCTAGTATGCTTCAATTTCATATCCTTGTAGGTGCACACATTCCAGGTCAGCAAACCTCTTCGACCCACACAATCCAAcaaaaacatcaacaagagaagaacataGAGATGCCAATAGGGGATAGATCTAAACGAAGTAGTAcgaagagagggaaaagaaaaagggaaagaaacaaCACACCGAATAAGCCTTCGTCAAAGCCATATAGGACCGTCGTGGAAAGTATATCTAGCAGTAAAGCAATCAgcaaccccaacatccaCAAGCCCAGGGTACCTGAACAACAAGGAAGAATACAAGACTCACCTTCTGAAACTGATCCCAAGCAAGATGCTTATTACGATCACGCAGTCGTACCAGCTGAAgtcgctcttcttccgtcCAGCGACCACCGCGACTCAATCGTTTCCTCTTGGTTTTGGTCTGCatctagaaagaaaagaaagatcaatCAAAATTCAAGGCTGAGGCAGCGAGATGAAAAGATGGGTTATATACTGTGAGGCTGTGATCTGTGCTCTGAGAGGAAATTGTCCTTTCCTTTTGGTTATCATCACGTTATCATAACATTGTGTTTATGCTCCTCCCCGAGTATTTTTTCATAAACTCACTTTGTAATTCATAGAACGGCtataatttctttttggtttttttcttttttcaaaaGTACAAGGCTGCGAACCAAAACAATCCtaagaacaaagaaaatcgacAATGGTTGCCTGGAGCCTTGTGTACACAATCCACACACCATCGCAGCCTCGTACCAGTCATAACCCTGTTCAAAAGTACGGAAATAAGATTCAACCAGGAGAGAGAGGTGGAAAGGGCCACAGCGAATAGAAGCATGTTGTGCTTGGATGTCGGGGGAGAACTGATACGACGATAGTGGGACTAGGATTTAGCTTGGTCGGGGAACTGGGGATGGGTatggtgtttttgtttgttttgggaTTTGTGCAGGTGAGCTCTTTTTGGGGGAGTTTGTGGTCAGATTAtcatctccttttttccctttccccttttgtctttttacTCTTGTGGGTCGGTGTTAGTTGTGAGATATTTGAGGttgttggatgatgatagGGCTTGAGAGGCTGGAATGGATGTATATACATTtatatcaatatcaatatcgtGTCTTCTTTTGCTATAATTACTCATCTAAATTCCATGCAGCACTCACAATGAAATTGTCTACACTGAATCCAGTCTGTCTTTGTTGATTGCATTGAGAGCCACGTAAGATGGATACTAGGATGGATAGAACCAACCCCAGCCTCGTGTGTTGACCAACATCTAATCCTTGTCGGTAGGCTGAGCACTTAAGTAATAGTAATAACGACCAAAGCCGCTAATGTATGTACTGCGGCACAGTCACTCCCTATTCCATGGTTCCCGACATAAGAACCCTGAGCGTCATGCGTTATCTTCTCAGGCTAGTGCCCTCGTTATTTTTGTAAATCAACGGGGTGGGTTGCATTGACCTTTTCGCTGAGATTGTTGGTTTCAGGTGGGTTTTGTTGGGATGCATTGGTCTCGTAAAGGGGGAGAGACTTTGGGGTCTGCCTCGATAAGAATTTGTTTATCTATATGCTGTTTGTTGATCTGTAAGTGTCTGTTTTCAAGTGGGAGAGACAAGTTCAGATTGCGAATAGCAGGGGGTAGATGTTGTGATGTATGGGTGCCTGGGGAGAGGTCCTAGTACAGTCATGAGTCTAATAGCAAGAATCCTTCCTGTTAAACGGGCTGAGTTAGGACCCTTTCTTGTGGATGTGTCTCATGTAGTGTTGACAAGTCATGTTATGTTTGACATAGCTTGTGCTTATATTTGTAGTCATAGTGTTTGAAAGGAGTCAATATCTTGCAAGGAATATGATCCAGTGATTTCAAACCAAACCGAAGACCTGAAAAATCCCTCATAATAACCAAATGTGATATAAAGATGaatagagagaaaaaatGTGAGATACCAAACATGTTGCATTCGTTTTCATAATGAGAGGCACCTGAATCTTAGAAGCATACATAAAGCGCACGTGATTTTAAAAATACATCCAGATGTATAAGAGGAAAGACAGCCATACAATGCACACAGTTCAAGACTTGCTTTGTTTACTTGAAGAGTCTGCCCAGCAGACCCCCCGCGATGTTGTTCACAATTCCTCCAGTCAGTGCCCGGTTGGCGAAGGTGGACGCTTGGCTGAAGCGGTCGCACCGTGAGAAAGCAAGGGTATTGGTGATGGTCAAGATGAGGGCAATAGCTATACCAATTATTATCACAAACCGAGCGTGACAGAAGACAAGGCACTACTCACCAACCAAGCTCAACCAAATAACACTGCTCAGTCTAATGATGGCCAATATCGCCAGGCCAACCCAGAGCGCAGGCGTCACATACAAGCTAAGCCAGAAGAATCTCTTATCTGTAGCCGCGATCCTACGAGTTGTTGGGTCCGAGGATTCAAATACCCAATGCGAGTCACCACTCGCAACGTTCACTTCGTTCCACCAACGGAGACCAACCAAGCGACGTCCCGCGATGTTTTTGAGGTAATAGAAGTCCGCTGCGAGGAGAAGCAGcgtgatgatgaagaccaaGATACTATAGATTCAGGTTAGACTGGATCGGTCATATATTCAGGGGCGGAAATCTCCGAGATTACCCACGAGGGGTCGGTATTATATTGCAGGAGTGAGCTGTGCAAGTGCGAAATAAAGGCACATACAAATTCTTAATAAATAATACCCCGAATAGGTACATCAGCAGGGCACTGGTGCGGAAGCCCAGGAAACAAAGCAACGTAATCGGATGCGCACTCAGGCGCCAGTTGAGATCCCCCTGCTGGGGTTCGGGATTAAGGGATTGTTGCTCCATGGCGACGGAGAAAAAAACCTTAGTATCTAATACAGGGCAAGCAAGAAAGCTAGCGACAAAGACAGGAGCATATACGCTTACTTGGCTCTTCTCAGGAAGAATAGTCGACAGGGCGGAATGAATGCGATGATGTTGCGTGTCTCCATGACAGGGCGGTGAGTGATGGCAGAATACGGGCGGTGGAGCTTTTGATACGCGGTTATTTACGTACTACTGCTGCTTTGATGGACTGATAAGATGATCTCTCATGTACGGACAGACATTAAATCGATTGATAGTGTGAAGAGAGTTTACCTGCGGTGCGAAATGTTATGTTAGCTTCAATTGAGCGGGACGCATCATGTTTCCCCTAAAAATAAGCTTATGGATGTCTCCACTGATCTCACAATGTGAAATCTAGATTCCGGAAAAGCCTTTATGGACTGTGCCGAGGGAGGAAAATAATTACTTCTCAACTGCCGCCAGTCTTCGCTCTCCTCACCCCGCTGAGACACTGCCGGACTaaagagaagcaagatacatacaaagaCTCTTTGAATCGCTCACCCCCAAGCGACAATGGCATCCAGGAATGCGCTCCGTCGTGCACTGCTCTACAGTACACCTCTCCTCAGctcttccccgcatttcaCCTGGTCCCTACAAACCATGATGATTGCAAGCGCACTACCACATTGCTTCCACCTAGACAGCCGTCGCTGACCATAATCTATCCAGTCCCGGGCTCATCGCAGCGCTTCATTGACAAATCACGC from Aspergillus oryzae RIB40 DNA, chromosome 1 encodes the following:
- a CDS encoding DUF846 domain-containing protein (uncharacterized membrane protein NPD008/CGI-148), whose protein sequence is MEQQSLNPEPQQGDLNWRLSAHPITLLCFLGFRTSALLMYLFGVLFIKNFILVFIITLLLLAADFYYLKNIAGRRLVGLRWWNEVNVASGDSHWVFESSDPTTRRIAATDKRFFWLSLYVTPALWVGLAILAIIRLSSVIWLSLVAIALILTITNTLAFSRCDRFSQASTFANRALTGGIVNNIAGGLLGRLFK
- a CDS encoding uncharacterized protein (predicted protein); amino-acid sequence: MQTKTKRKRLSRGGRWTEEERLQLVRLRDRNKHLAWDQFQKIYFPRRSYMALTKAYSIYPLLASLCSSLVDVFVGLCGSKRDNAMVCTPSLDHKQKQQLLNRALVPWQTNNTSNETTLPSKTNRPNKRPNIDERSVNERANKQARTAERDSTYVPEEDPESPDNGDIHEDGSVCPPPSSQNRIELLTSMQSSPMHGRTRSSVNSLAKLRAQTVATQPISQSSRNTTSLQTSASDKTASESPSQAKQTRGTERVMGSAHNNKPVPTTTAMQGISLPKANPGNSPSKASQPERASAQIECMSFGTAHDLFASLVKTIADYRKATKKRKGLIVTVAERIASSAYLTI
- a CDS encoding tubulin beta chain (beta tubulin) — protein: MREIVHLQTGQCGNQVGTAFWQIISGEHGLDASGVYTGSNDQELERMNVYFNEVGNQKYVPRAVLVDLEPGTMDAVRAGPFGQLFRPDNFVFGQSSAGNNWAKGHYTEGAELVDSVVDVVRREAESCDCLQGFQITHSLGGGTGSGMGTLLISKIREEFPDRMMATFSVAPSPKVSDTVVEPYNATLSVHQLVEHSDETFCIDNEALYDICMRTLKLASPSYGDLNHLVSAVMSGVTVSLRFPGQLNSDLRKLAVNMVPFPRLHFFMVGFAPLTSRGAHSFRAVSVPELTQQMFDPRNMMAAANFHNGRFLTCSAIFRGKVSTKEVEDQMRGVQTKNSGYFVEWIPNNIQTTVCSVPPRGLKMASTFIGNSTSIQELFQRIGNQFSSMFRRKAFLHWYTSEGMDEMEFTEAESNMNDLVSEYQQYQEASIDDEEDIGEYGEEEIEEQ